Genomic segment of Rattus norvegicus strain BN/NHsdMcwi chromosome 7, GRCr8, whole genome shotgun sequence:
gctctaccactgagctaaatccccaaccacaatAAGGGAGTATTTTTAATGGACAAAGAGTTCCACTTGTTGAGTCCCAACGCCACTGCattacagtgagtttcaggctatcCTTTACTACAAAGAAAAAACTGGCTGACTCGGCTGAGGAGACTAAGCAAGAAGCATAGTCAATCATCTGTGTGTTCTATGGAAAAATGCTTTTAGTGAATTACTTTCATGTTTTACAATTCTTTAAAGCACTTTAAAATTTCCCCTTgaaaaattctttgaagaaggaCGTGCTGGGAAGTTTTGCTTTCCGTAATAAACTAGTTTTTCTTTCTGGTATTAGAGACCAAATAAATGTCAGAGCTCTTCTCTCTTCGGCTGCCAGGGTAGTCGATGACTGGGCTCTGGTGGAAGTGCTCCTGAGAACATCCTCCCTACTTCACACTTTAGTCCCGACTCCGCCTTCAGTTGTCAATTTAACTGTGCATTCTCAGCAGTTCTCCGAAAACCTTGGAGGATAAGGTAACAGTAGAAACCCCGCTCTCGGTAGGAGCAGCTGCTTACACTGCTCCTCCTCAGCTTACCTGCATGTTCATGTAGCCATCAACGGAGACCAGGTAGCCCTTGTACTCCATGCCCCACTTAAGTTTCACCATCACTGGCTTTCCTGTCAGTCCATTGAGAAAAGGCTTGGGATTGAGGGGTAAACTCTGTGTAAAAACCAAAAGCAGCATTTAACAATTTTTGCTTAGCTCAGCTTTTACCACCCACTCTCCACTGAAACACCAACCAAGACTTTATGGCATCTACGTAGGGCAAACTCTTGATTCGATGTCACTTTATAACTTGTTGGAGAGTGTCTGAGAGAAATTTAAATACCCATTTAGTCAACTTCATAGCCCACCGACGGAAACAAAAATATGAATTATGCAAGTGAGCACTGAGTGACAGGTGGTGGGTGGGGCAAGTATGTAGCACTGGTTGCTTAAGCCAGCTTTGCCAAAGGGACAAAAGCCCCAAATATCTACATGACACTCACTATCCAAGCTCTAACAAAATAAAGGTAAAGGTACAAGGTGATCTCTGCAAACATAAAACACAATTCAGGTGAGAGATTCCTAATGCAATCATATCAAGTTTATCCTACAAGAAGTATTCCCTTTAAATTCATAACCTTGCCCACACCCCAATCTACTTACACATCATCCCAAAGGATCTTGGAGGGCACAGGGTCTACTGAGTAGGCAACTTATGTTGCCTACAATTTATTATCCACAAACCAACTACTATTTAAAGTACTTGACAAGTCATGTAGTTATCTTGGCTTAAGAATGCTCCAATGATCTCTCACTGCACTTGACATTTAGCCTCATACTTCCTAACAGGCGTTGAGGTCCCAAGCTTATCTCAAAGCCACTGTTGTTGCAAGTAGCGGTTAATTCTTGTCAATTCCAACTAGTCAAGCCTACATTCTAGTTAAGAGTTCGTGTGCGAAATACTCTTCCACCAGCGCTGTCACTTAGAATTCTGGTTATATGCCACCTTCAGGAGAAAGGCGCTCCTCCGCAGCGTTATACCAATGCGCCTTTCAGAGCATGCTGTCAGCTTCCTGCTTAGCGATCACTACTTGTAATTGCTTATTTTTGCTATCATTTGACTGCCTACCTCCCACACCTGAGAAAATTCAGGATCTGAATTAGCACCCCATCTTTCTGGCACCTAAGAACCGTATTTAATGAATGGAAGGGTAGCCTGGGTGCCTAAGAACCGTATTAAATGAATGGAAGGGTAGCCTGGGCTTTCTGTCCCAGAGGACAATCTGCTAAGTTTGCAAACATCAAGGAATGAAGGCGCACTGTGGAGCGTGctaagtagaaaataaaaactcGCTTCAGTTTACTCCTACCCTGTGGCTACACCTTAGGCTCTGGGACAAACAAAACGGGGTAAGACGGCTGGGGATCTCGGAGAAGGGAAGGGCTCCAATGCACGCACAGCAAGGCCTCGGAAGCGGGGAGGAAGAGCGAGCGGCCGGCCGCGCGGCGCCTCATGTGGATGAATGGAAGGCATAGCGTGCAGCCGTCCCCGCGAGGCCACCCGTCCTCTAGCCCTGCGGTGCTCATCCTCCTTACCATCGCGAACACCCGCGAGCGCTGCACCCCAGTAGCCGCCGACCCCGCCGCTGCCCGCCCCTCGTGACTGGAGCAGCTGCCGCTACACCACCGAAAGGACGGGCGCTAAAAGAAATGGCCGCCAAAAGGAGGCGTAACCTTTCACCTCTCGCCTCGTTGTCTAGGCTTCGATGATTGGTCACCAAAGACGCACTTGATGATTGGAGGAAATGGAGGTACTGTCTCCTAGCAACCAGAGGTAAGGCGTGTGTTTGTGTCTTCCGCGCAAGTTCCAAGTGGGAGAAATTGAGCGACCCCAGATTTCTTTCCTTCAGGACAAGTAGAAGCTAAATGCCCTGGAGAGCGGACGTGGTTTCTTTAGCTAATGAAGTTTTAATCTGTCCTTAAGTTGAGAGAATGAGATCGGATTCTGGAGGTCTCTGTTCATCCTCCCATAGCTCCAGCACTTGGGGAGTACCTCTAGCAGGGTCCCCTTTTACGGGACTGTTCTTTATTCTAGATTGTCCACTTCCCGGCTTTTAAAGGAAGCCGGGAAGCAGGACTACGAGAGTGATAGTGAAAAGCACCCAAGTAGGTCTTTACAAAAGTTGAAATCAGGTCAAGTTTGGTCTGGGATACTGTGAATACTGTGGTGGCCTCTTGTCGTTCTGGTGTCTAAGCATTCCCAGGGGAGGTCCTTTTACATGTGTCTGTAAATAAGGATGTGGGAAATTATTGACTCTATCACGGGTTAATCTCTCTGATGAAAAGATATCGATCAGAGTCCCATTTAATCTCCCCATAATCTCAACATTTCAGATACGGTTCACTTGTGATATGAAACctgtgtaaagaaaaaaaaaaaaaaagaggtactttttttcctttcttgggagATCTAACCCTCTATGaacctgaacttttttttttttggcatggaTTCTCCAAGTAACTCAAGATTTGAGATCGGCCTAGGCCTAAAGATGGacatttatataattaaagtatGTCGACATGTGTTGTCTCAGCGGAGAACAGCACGTCTTATTCTTGCAAAGACCCGgttcgaatcccagcacccatttggTGATTCACATCCATCCAGTACTTCATATGCAGAGGATCAATCTCTCTCTTTTGatttctgtgggcaccaggctcTCCcgtggtacacatgcacacatgcagacaaaacacaacgaagaaaaaaaaaatctaaaaaatgagaaaaagcatGCTGCTGATCTTGGATACATTTCGGTCAGGCCAAAATCTTAGTTCCAACTTTTCCATGGTAATGGAAAAATAATTACTGATCCTGGTCCTCAAACTTGCTCTAATTATTCAGTCAGCATTAACAAATCCATACGTTCTAAACTCACAACCCCAGGGATACCTAGTCTGACTTCTAATTTAAATCTGTAGGTGATGAAATACTGGGAGTTAGACTGCAAACAGATtcatgttattatttttttctcattgtatTAATCTTCATTCTGCAAAAGACTAAGAGTGCCAAGATAAGTAATAAAACCAAGACAAAATGAACGTTTGTCTCTCAGCTTTATGGAAGAAACCAAAGTTACAGGATTTGGGGGATGTACCAGTTTCAAGGCTCGAGATTTCTACCATACTTCTACAATTCCGAGCACCCAGAAGAAGTCGTGTTTCAGTCCCTCTGATCTGTAGTTGAACATCTAAGCCCCATCATCCATAGATAACAGACTCTAAAACATTCCTCTCTCTTagtacatagcccaggctggcatcaaatttttgcctcagccttcca
This window contains:
- the Snrpf gene encoding small nuclear ribonucleoprotein F; this translates as MSLPLNPKPFLNGLTGKPVMVKLKWGMEYKGYLVSVDGYMNMQLANTEEYIDGALSGHLGEVLIRCNNVLYIRGVEEEEEDGEMRE